A stretch of Bombina bombina isolate aBomBom1 chromosome 2, aBomBom1.pri, whole genome shotgun sequence DNA encodes these proteins:
- the LOC128648390 gene encoding mitochondrial amidoxime-reducing component 1 — MPDSMLGAASISRTLRSAVQSLPSNRLSLFCAAGLGITAAASLIWWWQRRYKVELRQVATVSQLLIYPIKSCKAVSVQEAECTILGLINGKLGDRQWLVVTEEGQMVTGRQEPRIVLISVNPRGESLCLEAPEMEKLLIPITPPKSNKVRNCRVFGSDIQGRDCGEEVSHWLTSYFQSSEPYHLVHFEPDVMQPRKCADMEKPFKDTDIIAYPDASPVMLLSEASLVDLNSRLSKPVTLGNFRPCIVVSECKAFEEDGWDDVRVGTIRLRRVMACGRCILTTVDPDTGVMSRKEPLDTLRTFRKSEANLSHLYKTAPLFGQYYGVEQTGKLRVGDPVYHVIKH; from the coding sequence ATGCCTGACTCCATGTTGGGAGCTGCAAGCATCTCAAGAACTCTGCGATCTGCTGTGCAGTCCCTCCCAAGCAATCGTTTGTCGTTGTTTTGTGCCGCTGGCCTGGGCATTACAGCAGCAGCCTCTTTAATATGGTGGTGGCAGAGGAGGTATAAAGTGGAACTGAGGCAGGTGGCAACTGTGTCCCAGCTTCTGATTTACCCTATCAAGTCATGTAAAGCAGTGTCTGTGCAGGAAGCCGAATGTACAATTCTTGGGTTGATAAATGGGAAACTTGGGGACAGGCAATGGTTGGTGGTGACAGAAGAAGGGCAGATGGTAACTGGCAGGCAGGAACCCCGCATCGTCCTCATTTCAGTAAATCCTCGTGGAGAATCTCTTTGCTTAGAGGCTCCAGAGATGGAAAAATTACTTATTCCAATAACACCTCCAAAGAGCAACAAGGTGAGGAACTGCCGGGTGTTTGGGAGTGACATCCAGGGACGAGACTGTGGAGAAGAAGTATCTCATTGGCTGACTTCCTATTTCCAAAGCAGTGAGCCATACCACTTGGTGCACTTTGAGCCAGATGTGATGCAGCCACGCAAGTGTGCTGACATGGAGAAGCCATTTAAAGATACAGATATCATTGCTTATCCTGATGCCAGCCCAGTAATGCTGCTTTCTGAGGCCTCTCTGGTGGACCTCAACAGCCGTCTTTCTAAACCAGTAACCCTTGGGAACTTTAGACCTTGCATTGTGGTTTCAGAGTGTAAGGCTTTTGAAGAGGATGGTTGGGATGATGTCAGAGTGGGCACAATAAGGCTGAGAAGGGTTATGGCATGCGGACGTTGTATCCTCACCACTGTGGACCCAGACACTGGAGTTATGTCCCGCAAGGAACCATTGGATACACTGAGAACCTTCCGGAAGAGTGAAGCAAACCTGAGCCACTTGTATAAAACTGCACCACTATTTGGGCAATACTATGGTGTGGAGCAAACTGGTAAACTGAGAGTAGGAGATCCTGTGTATCATGTGATCAAGCACTGA